One genomic window of Micropterus dolomieu isolate WLL.071019.BEF.003 ecotype Adirondacks linkage group LG06, ASM2129224v1, whole genome shotgun sequence includes the following:
- the LOC123972856 gene encoding uncharacterized protein LOC123972856 encodes MLWSLLFISLIALCNTQRLTLNATTTSQSSTYTHNVIFSSERATDGDKTECSITRELKDSWWRIDLLVVCNISCITIYNTAAVNTDISGAQIHIGSSRENNGITNSICENITNFKQNEWNNFTCNTTMLGRYITVFYPGNKPLILCEVMIYGTITDPPFVLINESKTWEEALYYCRDNYMDLASIVDEDTQAWAELEAKKANTPFVWLGLHYTCTLEFWFWVDDQRLDFNRWKPEKKTGDCGMSGAMETREEHLWFSTSDHETFNFICAK; translated from the exons TCTGATTG CTCTCTGCAACACACAACGCTTAACACTGAATGCGACAACAACATCACAGTCATCAACCTACACACATAATGtcatcttctcctctgaaaGAGCTACTGATGGGGATAAGACAGAATGTTCTATCACTCGGGAATTAAAGGACTCCTGGTGGAGAATTGACCTACTGGTTGTCTGCAACATTTCTTGTATCACTATCTACAACACAGCTGCGGTCAACACTGACATAAGCGGTGCTCAGATCCACATTGGAAGCTCGCGTGAAAACAACGGCATCACTAACAGCAT atgtgaaaacatcacaaactttaaacaaaacgAGTGGAATAACTTCACATGTAATACAACCATGTTGGGGCGCTACATCACTGTCTTCTATCCAGGAAATAAACCGTTAATTCTGTGTGAAGTGATGATCTACGGCACAATAACAG aTCCACCCTTTGTGCTGATCAATGAGAGTAAGACGTGGGAAGAGGCCCTGTACTACTGCAGGGACAATTACATGGACCTGGCTTCCATCGTTGATGAAGACACCCAGGCCTGGGCTGAGCTGGAGGCCAAGAAGGCCAACACTCCCTTTGTGTGGCTGGGCCTTCACTACACCTGCACCCTGGAGTTCTGGTTCTGGGTCGATGACCAGCGCCTAGACTTCAATCGCTGGAAACCAGAGAAGAAAACAGGAGATTGTGGCATGAGTGGTGCCATGGAGACACGAGAGGAACATCTCTGGTTCAGCACCTCTGACCACGAGACGTTTAATTTCATCTGTGCAAA GTGA